A single region of the Pseudorhodoplanes sp. genome encodes:
- a CDS encoding TRAP transporter substrate-binding protein: MSLSKFLLTITAALLFSAGSALAQTEIKFGHVGAPGSLFAQSAELFAQHANAKLGNKAKVVVYGSSQLGSDGELLKKLKLGTADLALPSTVMTSVAPEFGVFEMPYLVQNRGHAARIAEGVIRPTLAPIAEKQGYRIIGVWENGYRHITNNKKPIVKPEDLQGIKLRVPGGVWRVKMFQAYGAQPSPMELKEVFVALQTGVMDGQENPLTQIYSQKFQEVQKYLSMTGHVYTPAYVTAGASWSRLPADVQKILADTAKEVEADVLKLAEKLDNDLVAKMKTSGIGVNEADKTAFINASKAIYEEFSKQVAGGQALIDKSLSLAKGGS; the protein is encoded by the coding sequence ATGTCGCTATCCAAATTTTTGCTGACCATCACTGCGGCTCTGTTGTTTTCAGCCGGTTCCGCATTGGCCCAGACCGAGATCAAGTTCGGCCATGTCGGCGCGCCCGGCTCGCTGTTCGCTCAATCGGCAGAGCTGTTCGCCCAGCATGCCAATGCCAAACTGGGTAACAAGGCCAAGGTCGTGGTCTACGGCTCGAGCCAACTCGGCAGCGATGGCGAGTTGCTGAAGAAGCTGAAACTCGGCACCGCCGATCTCGCGCTGCCATCCACGGTGATGACATCGGTCGCACCGGAATTCGGCGTGTTTGAGATGCCCTATCTGGTGCAGAATCGCGGCCATGCCGCCCGCATCGCGGAGGGTGTGATTCGTCCGACACTCGCCCCGATCGCCGAAAAGCAGGGCTACAGGATTATCGGCGTGTGGGAGAACGGCTATAGGCACATCACCAATAACAAGAAACCGATCGTGAAGCCGGAAGACCTGCAGGGCATCAAGCTGCGCGTACCGGGCGGCGTCTGGCGCGTGAAGATGTTCCAGGCTTACGGCGCACAGCCGAGCCCAATGGAGCTTAAGGAAGTGTTTGTGGCGCTGCAGACCGGCGTGATGGACGGGCAGGAGAATCCGCTGACCCAAATCTACTCGCAGAAGTTTCAGGAAGTGCAGAAGTATTTGTCGATGACCGGCCACGTCTACACGCCTGCATACGTCACCGCCGGCGCGAGCTGGTCGCGGCTGCCGGCGGATGTGCAGAAGATCCTCGCCGACACCGCCAAGGAGGTCGAGGCTGATGTTCTGAAACTCGCCGAAAAACTCGATAATGATCTCGTCGCAAAAATGAAGACGTCCGGTATCGGCGTCAACGAAGCCGACAAGACGGCATTCATAAACGCCAGCAAGGCGATCTATGAGGAGTTCTCCAAGCAAGTAGCCGGCGGACAGGCTCTGATCGACAAGTCGCTCAGCCTGGCCAAAGGCGGGTCCTGA
- a CDS encoding TRAP transporter small permease, giving the protein MQSFRRYYDRLLEVIAFVLMVLVTLIVVAGVIFRWMGHALVWYDEVAAISLAWLTYYVAALAALRGAHLGFAGFVNSLSARWRVIATFASSFISIGFFVVLGIAGYHVMQVISGLTLVSLPDVQQSWASSAIPIGSALFVIAELLRLPDAIAEARRGPLMDVEVKEALEEAGALPAANGETTR; this is encoded by the coding sequence ATGCAATCCTTCCGCCGCTACTACGATCGCCTGCTTGAGGTGATCGCCTTCGTCCTCATGGTGCTGGTCACGCTGATCGTCGTGGCGGGCGTTATCTTCCGCTGGATGGGGCACGCTCTCGTCTGGTACGATGAGGTTGCCGCCATTTCGCTCGCCTGGCTCACCTATTACGTTGCGGCGCTCGCGGCGTTGCGCGGTGCCCATCTCGGCTTTGCCGGCTTCGTGAACTCACTATCCGCGCGATGGCGAGTGATTGCGACGTTCGCCTCATCGTTCATCTCCATCGGGTTCTTCGTGGTGCTGGGTATTGCCGGCTATCACGTAATGCAAGTGATCTCCGGCCTCACTTTGGTTTCCTTGCCCGATGTGCAGCAAAGCTGGGCGTCCTCCGCCATTCCGATTGGTTCGGCTCTCTTCGTCATCGCCGAACTCCTTCGCCTGCCCGACGCGATTGCGGAAGCGCGGCGCGGACCGCTGATGGATGTGGAGGTCAAGGAAGCGCTTGAGGAAGCTGGTGCGCTCCCCGCGGCCAACGGGGAGACGACGCGATGA